A region of the Stieleria neptunia genome:
TGCCTGGACAGCAGCCAGTACCTGGGGGTGACCAAGAGTGGCCTTTATCTACGCCCCGATGAATCCAGTTTCGCCTGGAACCTGACCAAGGCGTATGGTTCGATCTGGTTGCAGATGACGATGATCATCGCCTTCGGCGTGATGTTCAGCACGTTCTTGAGCGGACCGGTCGCGATGGTGGCCACCGCCGTCTGCGTGCTGCTCGGATTTTCCGCCGAGAGCATCTACGACACCCGTCACTTTATCGATTCGAACATCGAACGCGGCGGCGGCCCGATCGAGTCCTTGGTGCGTCTGGTCAAACAAGACGCGATGACCACCCAGTTGGACGTCGAGGGTGTTGCCAACACCTTGATCAAGTCCGCCGATGCGGTGATCGTCTACTCCATGGACGCGGTGGCAACGGCATTGCCGAACCTGCCCCGGATGGTTTCCACGGCAGAGTACGCCGCCAGCGGAATCGATATTTTTAACGCCGTGTTGGCGCGTCACAGTGTCGCGACATTCGGCTATTGCCTGTTGGCCTTTTTGATCAGTTACTTCTTTTTGAAAGCTCGTGAGATCGCGGCATGAATCAGTCGACTGCGTTTCGTCGCAAAATCATTTACCTGGTGATTCTTGTGGCGACCTTGGTCCCGCTTTATCTGCTGGGCCAGCCCTCCGATGGGACCGCCGATTCGGGCGGTCAACTGGCCACGATGCGGCAAGAATTCGGGATCGCCGAAAGCGACCTCGGTGAAATCAGCCCGGCCAGCGAAACGATGAAACTCGCCTCGCTCGGCCTGCGTGGTGTCGCCGCGACGTTGTTGTGGGAAAAAGCTCACAAGTATCGGGTGTTGCACGAATGGGATCGCCTGAAGGCAGCCCTGAACAACATCGCCCTGTTGCAACCGCACTACGACAAGGTCTGGGAACACCAGGCGCACAACTTGGCCTACAACGTTTCGGTCGAATTCGACGACTATCGCCAACGTTATGAAATGGTCCGCGAAGGCACCGAGTTTCTGACCCGCGGGGTTCGGCAAAACCGCAAAGCCCCGCGGTTGATCTGGTACACCGGTTGGTTCTATGGCCAGAAGATCGGCATGTCGGACGAGAAACGTCAGTTCCGACGCCTGTTCGCCGACGACACCGTGCTGCACGATTCGCTGGCCGGGCAAGACATCGCCGTGGACAGCAGCGAAGCGCTGGGGCCTTTCCAGAAACCGGACAACTGGTTGGTCGGACGGTTGTGGCTCAATAAAGGCTACGACATCGTCGACGCCGGCGTCGAAATCCGTCGCCAAACTCCGATCAACTTCTTTGAAACCGGTCCGAAGTGGTCGATCAAACACGCCGAAGCCATCGAAGACGAAGGCGTGCTGGATCAACGCGCCGTCAGCGCCTGGACCAAGGCGTCGGAAAACTGGGATCGATTCGGCAAACGGAGCATCCCGACCATCGCCCGATTCACGGTCAAACTGGGGTCGCTGGCGGATCTGCTGAATGAACGCAGCGAGCTGCGAGACAAGTTCCGCAAACTGGCCGGACCAGTCTATGAGGACATGAGGCAAGACAAGGTCGACCAGCTGCCGATCGACGTGCGCAACGTTTACGAAAAGGACCCCGACCAACGCACCGAGGCCGGAAAGGAAGCGATGGCAGGGATCCTGGCAGCGATCGAACCGAATTTTCAAGAAGTCGCACAGCGTTTGCCCGCCGACAAACAATTGCCCGCCCTGCAGGTCCTGGACGAAATCGAAGATCTCGACCAACGGATCCAGAAGACCGAAGGGTTGCGAAAGCAGATCAACTACGTCTACTGGGAAAGCCTGTCGATGGCCGAGCAGGAAGACCGGACGGTGAAAGCCCGAAAGCTGATCTACGACGCGGAAAAAGCGAACCGAGAAGCCGAAGTCGACTTGGCGATCAAACTGTATCTGGAGGCCTTCCAAATCTGGTACGAGATCTTTGAAGACTACCCGGTGTTGACCATCGATGACTCGGCCGAGGATCTGTACGCGTCGATCCGCCGCTACATGATCATGATCGACTCCGAAGAACTCTCCGAGGATTTCCCCCTCAGCGGGTTCGCCGAGATGATGGATCAGGGGCTGGGGCGAACCAGTCCGGAAAGCTACGAGCGGTTCCGCAAGGAACAAGCGGAACTGGCCGCCAAACGGCAGAAAGAGCTTGAGGAAGAGGAACGCCGCCGAGAGGCCGAAGCCGCCAAGGAGATGAAGTCCGAGGCAGCGCCGCCCGCGGAGGAAACTCCTGCGGAGGAAACTCCTGCGGAGGAAACTCCTGCGGAGGAAACTCCTGCGGAGGAGTCTGCCGAGGAAGGGGAGACGACCGAGAAGGCGGACGAGGCGCCCGAGAAGGAAGAGGCGCCCGCGGAGGAAACGCCCGAGAGCGAGAATGACGGCGAGGCGGAGGAATCCGAATCGCCGGCTGCCGAGTAGTGCAGCGTCGATCGGTCGATGTCAGGTGGGGACGCCATCGACCGCCTGACAATCTCCTTCCCTCGGTCAATCCGATCTGTCAGACGATCGCTCGAAGTCCGGTACGTCACGCTGTGCGTGAAATGTAGGTCACGCTGTGCGTGACATCTGGCATGCACCGCATGCCCTACGGTCTGGCATGCACAGCATGCCCTACATCTCGGTTTCGATCATCGACCAGGATGCCGAGTCAGTTTCGCTCTTCCAGACGCTGGCCAGGTCTTCTCCGCTGAGCAGGCACTGGACGACCGAGGCGAGCGGTTCGGGGATCACCATGGCGACGACGTTGTCGCGGCCTTTTTTCAGGCACTTGCGGAGCGCCTTGTCGACGCGTGCCTTGGCCCCGGCGACGGGTTCACCGCCGGGCGGGCAAAACTCATCGGGCCGCTCGACCCCTTGGCGGTAGACCTTGGGGTGGTTGCGTCGCACTTCATCGATCAGCTTGCCGTGCCAGAGGCCGTGATCGAGGTTCTTGAAGGCATCGATGATTTTGACTTTGACTTCACGCCCGGCCGCCCGCTGTTCGTCTGCGAGCCGTTTGGCGGTCTCACGTGCCGATTCACAGGGAGACGAATAAATCGTCTTCACGCTGACGCTGGCGAGCTCCTTGGCCAGCAACGCGGCCTGTTCGGCGCCACGGCTGCTCAGCGGCATGTCCAGGCAACCCTTCATGCGGCCCTGGTCATCAAAATCGGTCGCGCCGGGGCGAATCAACAACACCCGGGTCAACGTTGCGGAACGAATCATGAGACCCCTCCCGCGATTTCGGCGTCCAACCCCGCGATCGCCGCGGCGTAGTCGTCTTGTTTGAAGATCGCCGACCCGACGACGAACAAATCGCAACCGGCCGCCCTGGCCGCCGCGATCGTTTTCAGATTGATCCCCCCGTCGATTTCCAGCAACAGATCCGGATGGGATTGTTTCAACGCGGCCAGCTTGGCCAGGGCGACGGGATTAAACGACTGTCCGCCGAACCCCGCGTCGACGCTCATGACCAACACCATGTCGACCTCGTCCAGGCAGCCGTCCAACGCCGACAGATCGGTGTCGGGGTTCAATGCCACGCCCACGGCCGCTCCCATCGAGCGGATTTCGCGGGCCACGGCGCCTGCGTCTTCGACCGCTTCGACATGAAACGTCAGCAAGTCCGCGCCGGCGTCGACCATCGGCTGGGCATACCGCAGCGGGTCGCTGATCATCAGATGGACGTCCATCGGAAGATCGCTGTGGCGACGAATCCCTTCGACGATCGGCATGCCGTACGTCAAATTGGGGACAAAATGCCCGTCCATCACGTCCAGGTGCAACACCCGCGTCCCGGCATCTTCCAGTCGCGCCAATTCGGTTTTTAAATCGCCGAAATCGCACAACAGTAGGCTCGGCAAAACACTCGGTCCGGCGTTGCGTATTAACTCAAGCTTGTCTTGCGACATGCAGTTCTCTCATCAGATTCGGAAGAGCAGACCCAGCGTCGATTCGAGACTCGAATCCGTCGCAACGGGTTGCCCCAGAAACGACACCAGGGAAGTCATATCCATCGCTGCATCGAGACACCAAGGGGTCTCGCGATCGATCCGCTCCAAATTGGTGATCGACAGGGTGGTCAAAAGACCGGTCAGTTGTCAATTCACCTGTTTCCAAGGGTTTCGCTGGATTCGGCCCCTGGCACCTCGATTTTGCTGATTTTTAGCGTTGCGAGCAAATTCAAGGGGCCTTTAAGGGAACCTAAATTCACATTAAAAAACATTGGTCTGGTCGTCCCAGAAGCCCGAAAATCCTTCCGTCGACGCCCGCGCCCCAACATCGCGGGTGCGGAGGGCCTGAATCAACCTTTCAAACCGCACACCTTAGCCACTCAATCACAGCATGCGAGTCTTTGTCACCGGAGGGACCGGATTACTGGGAAACACCGTGATCCGCCGGCTCATCGAGCGCGGCGATTCCGTCCTGGCGCTGGTCCGCAGCGAACCGGCCGCCGACGTCTTTGCGGGGCTGGATGTCGAACTGGTCCACAGCTCGCTGGTGCCGCCGACGCAGGATTCCGCTGGTGAACCCGCCGAAGAACCCGCCGAAGAATCCGCCGGCGCGTCGGGTCTGGATTTGGTGGACGATCCGGTCGATCAAGCCATCGCCGACTGCGACGCGGTCGTGCATGCCGCCGCGATGATTCATTTGGGATGGCACCAGGTCGAACCATCGATGCAGGTCAACCGCGAGGGCACGCGACGGATCGTCCAGTCCTGTGTCCGGCATGCCAAGAAACTCGCGGCCATCGGAACCGTCAACGCCATCGCCCTCGGGTCACCCCACACGATCGCCGACGAAACGACACCCTTGGAACACGCCGGCGGACAAATCCCTTGTGCCTACGTGCAAAGCAAACGCGCTTCGCTGGAGGTGGTCCGTCAAGCGATCTCCGATGGGCTGGAAACCGTGATCCTGCACCCGGGATTCATGCTGGGGCCGTGGGACTGGAAACCCAGCAGCGGCCGGATGATGCTGGAAGTCGGATCGGGTTGGAAACCGATCGCTCCCTCGGGAGGCTGCAGCTTGTGTGACGCCCGCGACGTCGCCGACGGGGTGATCGCGGCGCTGAATTTCGATGGCCCCAACGGACGCGAGTTCATTCTCGCCGGGCACAACTGGACCTACGAAAAACTGTGGACCGAAATGGCCAATCGAATGGGGACACGCCCCCCGATCCGATCGGCCGGACCCGGAATCGAGTATCTGGCCGGGCTGGTCGGCGACGTGTGGGGACGCGTGACCGGCCGGGAACCCGACTTCAACAGCGCCGGCGTGCGAATGAGCAGCCAATACCACTGGTATTCCAGCCGCCGCGCCGAGACGGAGTTGGGGTATCGGATTCGCGACGCCCAGGAGACGCTCGACGCGGCCGGCGAGTGGATTCGTCAGCGATTCGTCTTGCCGAGCAAGGCCGCCGCGAGCTAGTCTCCGAGAAGTCTTGCTCTTCACCTCTCGCGACTTTCACCTGTCATGATCGGACACGGATGTCCTCCCGGCTGCCGCTACGCCGTGCACTGCTACGCCGCGTTCGCCTTCCGGGCGACTGTCACGCTGGCGGTCGTCTGGTCCGTGACGGCGATGGACTGTGGTGCACAGGCTCCGACAGGAATGCCATTGGAATCGTCCATCGAGGCGGCGACAGCCCCCGCCGCTGGGGCCAACGCGATCGCATCAAGCACGCCGAGTGACTTGCCGGCCGGTGATCTGCCGACAAGCGATTTGCCGAACCGCCACCGGCTGGATCTGGCGACGCGTCCGTTTGAGTTCCGTTCGACCAACCCGGCTTGGCCGCTGGTCGATGCCGGCGACGAACGTCAACTGTCGGTCAAGATCCGATCGTTGCCGGACTATGCCGATCGCGAGCTGACGTTGAAATACGAGCTGATCCGCGTCGAAGACGGCGCGGTGGTCGGTCGCGAACAGACCGATCTGCGGCTCAGCCCCGCGGGGGACTCCGAGGAAATCGCGATCGCGGCTTCATCGCCCGAGCAACCAGGTGTCTACGAAATCCGTTGCCGGTTGACCGAAAAATCCGACCGCATCTGGTCGCGTCTGACCCGTTCGCCGAAGCAACTCGCTTCGGTGCAAACGCCCTGGATGGTCGTTCCAGATCCGACCGATCGCGACGTCGAATCCACACGCTGGCGGCAGGTCGGCACGATCGAGCCGGTGGATCCGTCCGATTGGCAGCGTCCGGCCTGGATGCCCAACGGGGCGACCAAGTTGGTCCCGAATGTCAAGCGCGTCGGCGAATCGCTGACCCTCACCCCGCGACGAGACCCCTCGCGGGACCAACCGCATGAACTCGCCCCCGGCCAGTCCTTTGTCGGGTTTCTGGGCGAACTGAAACCGCATCACGCGTACCAACTGTCGGTCACGTTGGCCGAATCGACACTCGACGCGGCCCGCAAGACCGCTCGCATCGAATTCGCCGGCACGCCGGAATTCGATTCCGTCACGCGCACCGTGACGCTGCCGGTCGGGCGCCCCATGGATGTGTCGTCCGACGGTCTTGCCGCCGTCGTCACCCATCAACTCTTGCACTTTGCTCACGACGGCCAGGAGTTCGTTCGGATCACCAACGAATCCTCTGACCAACCGATTTCCATCGGATCGCTGGTGCTGGACGAACCGGTTTCTGGCGAATCCGGCTCGGACCAACACACGACGACACGCCACGTCACCTTGCGGGTCGATTCTGCCGACTGGCTGTCCGACCTGAACACGGACTACACGGTCCAACTGGCGCGCGGTGGGTACGCCGAATCAACCGCACTGATGTTCTCCCTCTGGAAAGCGACCTCGCGACTGGGCACCCACGCCGCTTGGTGTGGCTACGATGAAATCTCCGTTGCCATCGAACCACGCGGATGGATTGACACCACGGGTCAGGCCACCACGGGTCAGGCCACCACGGGGCAGGCCACCACGGGGCAGGCGAAGGGCTCCCAGGGTCCGATCTGGCTGGGCGACTACGTTGAAGCGGCGATCGCAGCCTGGTCCGCGTCCGCTCCGGTGCGGGTGATCCCCCGTCGGCCCGGCCGGCCGAACTTGGACGAAGCGGCACACCCGGGGCGGCTGCTGGATCTGGAAACCGGGGCGATGGACGGTCAGGCCTCGTTGAAAACGTCCCTGCGATTCCTGGATTCGTGCGTCCAGAACCGCGACCAGGGCGTCTCGATTCCGGCCAGAGAACTGCCGCTGGCGCTGCACCGGTCGTTTCGCGAGACGATCCATCACTACCGGCGAACGCCGATCGACGCCAAACCGGTGCGGTCGTCCCGCGGTGCCGATTCGGATTACGTTCATGTGTTGGTGGCCCCAACGCCCCAGCCCCCAGCGCTCCAGGCTTCAGCGCCCCAGGCTTCAGCGCCCGATCAAGCTTCAGCGCCCGATCAACCCGCGCCGATCCACGTGACGGTGATCAACACCGCCCCCTGGACCAGCCAGGTCAAACTGCAGTTCTCCGGACAGCGGATTGCCGATTGCAGCTTGCTCCGGGCCGACGACACCAACGCGATTGTCCAACCGACCGGCGTCGCCGACACACGATTGCTGACCGTCGCGCCGACGTCCATCATTCGGCTGCAGGTGCGTGGCGAAACCGATCCGATGCAATTGGTCGCCTGGCAAGGCAACATGGTGGGCGGAGAGCAAACCCTGACGCAGCTCAAAGCACACGTCGGTGACGTGGTCGGCAAGATCGGCACCCTCGCGTTGCCGGACGACTACATCAAACTGACCAACGGCGGTTTCGAAATCCCAGGGCAAGTCGGGATCGTCGGCTGGATGCACACGCAGTTCCCCGCCGACGCCGTCACGCTCGACTCCGGTGAATCCATCGAGGGCTCCCGCTCGATCCGGATGACGGCCGACACCGCCTCGGCGGGCCGCATCTGGTTGGTCAGCGAACCCATCCCGGTACCGCGTTCGGGCCGACTGGCCGTCTCGTTTGCCATTCGTGCAAATAAAAAAACAAACGAACCTGCCTCCAACGGGGCGCCGATTCTGAAAACCAGTGCGACGACGGCTCTGCACAAAGAGACAGCGCGGCATCGCGTTCGCGTTTCGCTGGAGGGAAATCGGCTGGGGAAACCCGTTCGGATTTCAACCGAATTCGAGGTTCCCTGCGACGGACACTGGCAACCCCGGCATGTCGTTTTGGAAGCCGAACGAATCCATCGCGAAGAAATGGAGTCGGTTCGATTGACGATCGACAGCCTCTCGCCGGGTAAAATTTGGATCGACGACGTGCATCTGCACGACCGGTTTCCGACCGCTGCCGAACGCACGGCGTTACAGGACAAGGCGTTCCTGGCAATCCAAGGACTTCAACGCGGAAAC
Encoded here:
- a CDS encoding histidine phosphatase family protein, coding for MIRSATLTRVLLIRPGATDFDDQGRMKGCLDMPLSSRGAEQAALLAKELASVSVKTIYSSPCESARETAKRLADEQRAAGREVKVKIIDAFKNLDHGLWHGKLIDEVRRNHPKVYRQGVERPDEFCPPGGEPVAGAKARVDKALRKCLKKGRDNVVAMVIPEPLASVVQCLLSGEDLASVWKSETDSASWSMIETEM
- a CDS encoding IRE (iron responsive element), which encodes MNQSTAFRRKIIYLVILVATLVPLYLLGQPSDGTADSGGQLATMRQEFGIAESDLGEISPASETMKLASLGLRGVAATLLWEKAHKYRVLHEWDRLKAALNNIALLQPHYDKVWEHQAHNLAYNVSVEFDDYRQRYEMVREGTEFLTRGVRQNRKAPRLIWYTGWFYGQKIGMSDEKRQFRRLFADDTVLHDSLAGQDIAVDSSEALGPFQKPDNWLVGRLWLNKGYDIVDAGVEIRRQTPINFFETGPKWSIKHAEAIEDEGVLDQRAVSAWTKASENWDRFGKRSIPTIARFTVKLGSLADLLNERSELRDKFRKLAGPVYEDMRQDKVDQLPIDVRNVYEKDPDQRTEAGKEAMAGILAAIEPNFQEVAQRLPADKQLPALQVLDEIEDLDQRIQKTEGLRKQINYVYWESLSMAEQEDRTVKARKLIYDAEKANREAEVDLAIKLYLEAFQIWYEIFEDYPVLTIDDSAEDLYASIRRYMIMIDSEELSEDFPLSGFAEMMDQGLGRTSPESYERFRKEQAELAAKRQKELEEEERRREAEAAKEMKSEAAPPAEETPAEETPAEETPAEETPAEESAEEGETTEKADEAPEKEEAPAEETPESENDGEAEESESPAAE
- the rpe gene encoding ribulose-phosphate 3-epimerase; this encodes MSQDKLELIRNAGPSVLPSLLLCDFGDLKTELARLEDAGTRVLHLDVMDGHFVPNLTYGMPIVEGIRRHSDLPMDVHLMISDPLRYAQPMVDAGADLLTFHVEAVEDAGAVAREIRSMGAAVGVALNPDTDLSALDGCLDEVDMVLVMSVDAGFGGQSFNPVALAKLAALKQSHPDLLLEIDGGINLKTIAAARAAGCDLFVVGSAIFKQDDYAAAIAGLDAEIAGGVS
- a CDS encoding SDR family oxidoreductase; its protein translation is MRVFVTGGTGLLGNTVIRRLIERGDSVLALVRSEPAADVFAGLDVELVHSSLVPPTQDSAGEPAEEPAEESAGASGLDLVDDPVDQAIADCDAVVHAAAMIHLGWHQVEPSMQVNREGTRRIVQSCVRHAKKLAAIGTVNAIALGSPHTIADETTPLEHAGGQIPCAYVQSKRASLEVVRQAISDGLETVILHPGFMLGPWDWKPSSGRMMLEVGSGWKPIAPSGGCSLCDARDVADGVIAALNFDGPNGREFILAGHNWTYEKLWTEMANRMGTRPPIRSAGPGIEYLAGLVGDVWGRVTGREPDFNSAGVRMSSQYHWYSSRRAETELGYRIRDAQETLDAAGEWIRQRFVLPSKAAAS